Proteins from a genomic interval of Chroococcidiopsis thermalis PCC 7203:
- a CDS encoding DUF2243 domain-containing protein, giving the protein MEAKQLRTQRNPLIASGIILGLGTGGLFDGILLHQILQWHHMLSSVRPTVTVAEMKVNMVWDGFFDAATWILTLLGIFLLWRAGEQKDVFWSGKTFFGALLLGVGLFDFFEGLIDHQILGIHHVKPGTNELIWDISFLVLGAILAIAGWILIKSEEKVIGNG; this is encoded by the coding sequence ATGGAAGCGAAACAACTTCGCACGCAGCGCAACCCTTTAATTGCATCTGGAATTATCCTTGGGTTGGGAACTGGCGGACTATTTGATGGTATATTGCTCCATCAAATCTTGCAATGGCATCATATGCTCAGCAGCGTTCGACCGACTGTCACTGTTGCAGAAATGAAAGTTAACATGGTGTGGGATGGCTTTTTCGATGCTGCTACGTGGATATTAACTTTACTAGGAATATTTTTACTCTGGCGGGCAGGCGAACAAAAAGACGTGTTTTGGTCGGGCAAAACTTTTTTTGGTGCTTTGTTGCTAGGCGTAGGATTGTTCGACTTCTTTGAGGGATTAATCGACCATCAAATTCTCGGCATTCACCATGTCAAACCAGGGACTAATGAGTTAATTTGGGATATCAGTTTTCTCGTTCTAGGCGCTATCTTAGCGATCGCAGGGTGGATACTGATAAAGTCTGAAGAAAAGGTAATTGGTAATGGGTAA
- a CDS encoding DUF4350 domain-containing protein, with amino-acid sequence MKNLHRRWWIGAIAIAAIVFLSLVTAPNNPSRLGSTYSRSPDGYGAWYAYMQNRGTPVKRWQKPSSELSKQNQITLLRVLSQPNSGLNYVEKQWVERGNTLIILGVPQPVTPAEFSTKQQNNELINIKIDTRRRAGINQQQRSLLGDRYGAVVWQEKIGEGQVIFCVTPYLAANAYQDYPNNYKYLAQLVTQGDRSLWVDEYIHGYRDKEVREPGERDFLSYLAQRPLAAALFQTAIVLFVFILASNRRFGQPATLKTAIADNSTAYIEALAGVLQKAQASNFVIDTVGNAEQQQLQQALGLGQIPLERQALIQAWVQQTGRSPTELEQLLRLHGQKRRPSDKDLLNWLKQWRTIRSYVKPD; translated from the coding sequence GTGAAAAATCTACATCGTCGATGGTGGATAGGGGCGATCGCGATCGCGGCAATCGTCTTTCTCAGTCTAGTTACTGCACCCAATAATCCTTCGCGTCTTGGCTCTACCTATAGCCGCAGTCCCGATGGATATGGAGCTTGGTATGCATACATGCAAAACCGAGGCACGCCTGTCAAGCGCTGGCAAAAGCCATCCAGCGAGTTAAGCAAACAAAATCAAATAACATTGCTGCGCGTCCTCAGCCAACCAAATTCTGGCTTGAATTACGTAGAAAAGCAGTGGGTAGAACGAGGCAACACTTTGATAATTTTGGGCGTACCCCAGCCAGTCACACCAGCTGAGTTCAGCACCAAGCAACAAAACAACGAGTTAATTAACATTAAAATCGATACGCGGCGCAGAGCAGGGATAAACCAGCAACAGCGATCGCTATTGGGCGATCGCTATGGTGCAGTTGTATGGCAAGAAAAAATTGGTGAAGGACAGGTCATATTCTGTGTCACCCCTTATTTAGCAGCAAATGCCTACCAAGACTATCCCAATAACTATAAATACTTAGCTCAACTTGTGACTCAAGGCGATCGATCGCTCTGGGTAGACGAATACATTCACGGCTACCGAGATAAAGAGGTAAGAGAACCGGGTGAAAGAGATTTTCTATCTTATTTAGCACAAAGACCCTTAGCTGCTGCCCTGTTTCAAACCGCGATCGTGCTATTTGTGTTTATTCTGGCTAGCAATCGTCGTTTCGGGCAACCAGCTACTCTCAAAACAGCGATCGCAGACAATAGCACTGCTTATATTGAAGCTTTAGCAGGAGTGCTGCAAAAAGCCCAAGCCAGCAATTTTGTCATAGATACAGTTGGTAACGCCGAGCAACAACAACTCCAGCAAGCCTTGGGACTCGGACAAATTCCCTTAGAACGGCAAGCACTGATTCAAGCATGGGTACAGCAAACGGGGCGATCGCCTACTGAACTCGAACAATTGCTGCGGCTGCATGGGCAAAAGCGCCGCCCCAGTGACAAAGACCTATTAAATTGGTTAAAACAATGGCGCACCATCCGCAGTTATGTTAAACCTGATTAG
- a CDS encoding DUF4129 domain-containing protein: protein MKEGEFEKSNIGWQLSQLQQQVGEWLELQTMRLNKNIPQLPEGIPSWVVEGLKAIAWIVAIALLLWLVRYVWRRLEPYFIELRTRRAVGRKTTSKTSEMPVEAWLKRSQAYFHQGDYREACRCLYMATLHLLHERAIARHQPSRTDREYLQLVQQLPQFQSYRTLITTHEQLCFSDGEVLSETFERCQQAYRDIARQE, encoded by the coding sequence ATGAAAGAAGGCGAATTTGAAAAAAGCAACATAGGTTGGCAGTTATCTCAGCTACAGCAACAGGTAGGGGAATGGCTCGAACTCCAAACGATGAGGCTAAATAAAAATATTCCCCAGTTGCCAGAAGGAATTCCTTCATGGGTAGTTGAGGGATTAAAAGCGATCGCCTGGATAGTAGCAATTGCCTTGTTGCTGTGGCTAGTGAGGTATGTATGGCGACGCTTGGAGCCTTATTTTATAGAATTAAGGACTAGGCGTGCTGTTGGTAGAAAGACGACTTCTAAAACCAGTGAAATGCCAGTCGAAGCTTGGCTAAAGCGATCGCAAGCTTATTTCCATCAAGGTGACTATCGCGAAGCTTGTCGCTGTTTGTATATGGCAACGTTACATCTGTTGCACGAACGAGCGATCGCTCGCCATCAACCCAGCCGCACAGATCGAGAATACTTGCAATTAGTTCAACAACTACCCCAGTTTCAGTCTTACCGCACGCTGATTACCACCCACGAGCAATTATGCTTTAGCGATGGTGAGGTCTTATCAGAAACATTTGAACGATGTCAGCAGGCATATCGAGATATTGCCAGACAAGAATAG
- a CDS encoding AAA family ATPase, which translates to MPELRAELNRLSEALNQVVVGQSQLVQQLLVAMLAGGHVILEGVPGTGKTLLVKVMAQLIQAEFRRVQLTPDVLPADITGTNILDLNSRSFTLKKGPVFTEVLLADEINRTPPKTQAALLEAMAEQQVTLDGESLPLPELFWAIATQNPLEFEGTYPLPEAQLDRFLFKLTVEYPDRQHEKQMLLNSQKGFQSRRLDIAQIEPVANVKLVLQARQKVKSVQVAEPIVDYLLALVQRSRQHPDLTLGASPRCAVAWLQTSQAAAWLAGRDYVTPDDVKAVAPPLLRHRLILKPESLLDGIQIETLITNLLNQVPVPR; encoded by the coding sequence ATGCCCGAACTCCGCGCTGAATTAAATCGCCTCAGTGAAGCCCTCAACCAAGTTGTTGTCGGTCAATCTCAATTAGTACAACAATTATTGGTGGCAATGCTAGCGGGAGGACACGTCATTTTAGAAGGCGTACCAGGTACGGGAAAAACTCTGCTGGTGAAAGTGATGGCGCAACTTATTCAAGCAGAATTTCGCCGCGTGCAACTGACACCAGATGTCTTACCTGCCGATATCACAGGTACGAATATTCTCGACCTTAACAGTCGCAGTTTTACGCTGAAAAAGGGACCCGTATTTACTGAAGTTTTGTTGGCAGATGAAATAAACCGCACGCCACCCAAAACACAAGCCGCCTTATTAGAAGCAATGGCAGAACAGCAAGTGACTTTGGATGGTGAAAGCTTGCCGCTACCAGAATTATTTTGGGCGATCGCCACGCAAAATCCTTTGGAATTTGAGGGAACTTATCCTTTACCAGAAGCCCAACTAGACAGATTTTTATTCAAATTAACGGTAGAATATCCCGATCGCCAGCATGAAAAGCAAATGCTGCTGAACAGCCAAAAGGGTTTTCAATCTCGACGGCTAGATATTGCTCAAATCGAACCCGTTGCTAACGTGAAGTTGGTTTTACAAGCGCGTCAGAAAGTCAAATCGGTACAAGTAGCAGAGCCAATTGTAGACTATCTCCTTGCTCTGGTGCAGCGATCGCGCCAACATCCCGATTTAACTTTGGGTGCTTCCCCTCGTTGTGCCGTAGCTTGGCTGCAAACCAGTCAAGCCGCCGCATGGCTTGCCGGACGAGATTACGTCACCCCCGATGATGTCAAAGCTGTAGCTCCACCTCTGCTGCGTCACCGCCTCATCCTCAAACCAGAAAGTTTACTCGATGGCATTCAAATTGAAACATTAATTACTAATTTATTAAATCAAGTTCCTGTTCCAAGATAA